The following coding sequences lie in one Rutidosis leptorrhynchoides isolate AG116_Rl617_1_P2 chromosome 4, CSIRO_AGI_Rlap_v1, whole genome shotgun sequence genomic window:
- the LOC139843900 gene encoding nuclear transcription factor Y subunit A-4-like isoform X1, with amino-acid sequence MSSSAAEFSDNSENDIGQSQIDSQIQSSPPASASGISHPSNIQYPTLGQAAYPYPDPYYRSMYPTYETLPYPTQPYPVPPMVQVQLMGIQQAGVPLPSESVEEPVFVNAKQYHGILRRRQIRAKAESENKAHKNRKQPYLHESRHLHALRRSRGCGGRFEKKDKQQKKMGSDDNSQSHVNINLNSDKT; translated from the exons ATGTCCTCATCTGCTGCCGAGTTTTCTG ATAATAGTGAAAATGATATTGGGCAAAGCCAAATCGATAGTCAGATTCAGTCTTCACCTCCTGCATCTGCAAGTGGAATATCTCATCCCTCAAACATCCAATACCCAACTTTG GGGCAAGCAGCTTATCCTTACCCAGACCCTTACTACAGGAGTATGTACCCGACATATGAAACACTACCGTATCCAACTCAGCCATATCCTGTGCCACCTATG GTACAAGTTCAGTTAATGGGAATTCAGCAAGCTGGTGTTCCTCTGCCATCAGAATCAGTTGAGGAGCCTGTTTTTGTGAATGCGAAACAATATCATGGTATCTTGCGGCGCAGACAAATTCGTGCTAAAGCCGAATCTGAAAATAAAGCTCACAAGAATAGAAAG CAGCCATATCTGCATGAATCAAGACATTTGCATGCGCTAAGAAGAAGCCGGGGTTGTGGTGGTCGATTCGAGAAAAAAGATAAGCAACAAAAGAAGATGGGTTCAGACGATAACTCGCAGTCACACGTCAATATCAATCTCAACTCAGATAAAACCTAA
- the LOC139843899 gene encoding uncharacterized protein isoform X2, protein MGRRLLGFHPPHFSEDAAWLPAWLQPSTNQDYSPSPQALEIGQELGCLQPCSNSRENKNLSDDEMCKSFRLFLSGDDNSPMSIPSCSSNHEVRYHLHLSSNEDSQCSMNPISSRSQSERSKFSQTCYVQPPDANIQPLDSNVQPPDANVQPPDANVQHPDANVQPPDANVQPPDSNVQPPDANVQSQHDNLQKSLHESPSFKEQKVKKPARSQKVDIDDAIELAVAASEALEIHEAVKSEPNVELSIGLAVLEVALRVKQARLEDCLECLGTTVEETNEDDVDFDFLSDLDELTMADAYEDVGLTVTGHGDLSLSCNESVSHVKDSYGSQNYVSNSKQMDVDSGNTSSKEQRQQVNSANVIRKEHVHNEALITKNADLACGVDPVSNCSVDQAVLGVKEVALEREGFGVGDLTSSRTILRSSQQSRKSRYRIEREDTSKNLVPERFQSRWFGGWTGKNELSVPAVEDDKFKRNVPEVFANETSVISESADIAPDMNSCIQRRDDTHNIISQSSVGPEYLHQKPSNTPMSHVVAPEPTYDKASNREILLSDDLAVVTQRTNDKASYTENLVSDDVAVSPSMSPVDPLCSVVPCSFTSNTAASQNSENQVNIEKHLGPTDETNLENPKTVSFQTEGRSILKFNDDSSTTIRRRVVPLKTYSMLYRRYDKHNEKEHIHSDIRDDNDGHDQTANIDTEITGQMNKELNIPKITDRVELQSATVSRKVDFSCKSYLVPGRKRVHFSEAVINYPQVKKFKKMPVTRLKDPLVSSKICRRIKSSYLQLKSRPHDNKKMLFQDLKFVLTGFSVKKHKQIKNLIEKNGGTVYDDIPLSTSRRKRCSKLPLILCPKRLLTTKFLYACAVNACILKVKWLFDSLKEDSVLPPKKYLVLKEHASENCMVIGKSISQTYFIFDDIAIMLHGKPDFCSKMAKVIKHGGGLVFKAFHWLVKSIESKKVSVGIIVVEDENGVSRQLKQCALEQEVCMMPFSWIVNSLYAGRLVPLPELKIIDRPIHLELSEEI, encoded by the exons ATGGGAAGAAGGTTACTAGGGTTTCATCCTCCTCACTTCTCTGAG GATGCGGCATGGCTTCCTGCTTGGCTTCAGCCTTCAACTAATCAAGATTATTCTCCTTCACCTCAAGCATTAGAG ATTGGCCAGGAGCTTGGATGCCTTCAACCATGCAGCAATTCCAGAGAAAATAAGAATTTGTCAGATGATGAAATGTGTAAAAGTTTTCGTTTATTCTTATCTGGGGACGATAATTCACCGATGAGCATTCCTTCATGTTCTAGCAAC CATGAAGTTCGGTACCATCTTCATCTATCATCAAATGAGGATTCTCAATGTTCTATGAATCCAATTTCGAGTAGATCTCAATCAGAAAGATCAAAATTCAGTCAAACTTGCTATGTTCAGCCGCCAGATGCTAATATTCAGCCGCTAGATTCTAATGTTCAGCCGCCAGATGCTAATGTTCAGCCGCCAGATGCTAATGTTCAGCATCCAGATGCTAATGTTCAGCCGCCAGATGCTAATGTTCAGCCTCCAGATTCTAATGTTCAGCCACCAGATGCTAATGTTCAAAGTCAACATGACAATTTACAAAAATCTCTTCATGAATCTCCTAGTTTTAAAGAGCAGAAGGTGAAAAAACCCGCTAGATCTCAAAAAGTCGATATCGATGATGCAATTGAACTCGCTGTTGCAGCGTCAGAAGCGTTAGAAATACACGAGGCAGTAAAATCCGAACCAAATGTAGAACTTTCGATCGGTTTAGCCGTACTAGAAGTTGCACTACGAGTGAAACAGGCACGTTTGGAGGATTGTTTAGAGTGTCTTGGTACCACTGTTGAGGAGACTAATGAGGATGATGTTGATTTTGACTTTCTTTCTGATTTGGATGAGTTGACCATGGCAGATGCATATGAAGATGTGGGATTAACAGTTACCGGTCATGGTGATCTGAGTTTGAGTTGTAACGAATCTGTATCTCATGTTAAAGATAGTTATGGTTCACAAAACTATGTATCTAATTCGAAACAGATGGACGTTGATTCTGGTAATACATCTTCAAAAGAACAGCGTCAACAGGTTAATAGCGCCAATGTTATACGCAAGGAACATGTTCATAATGAAGCGCTAATTACAAAAAATGCTGATCTGGCATGTGGCGTTGATCCTGTATCTAATTGTTCAGTTGATCAAGCTGTTCTTGGTGTAAAAGAG GTTGCCTTGGAGAGGGAGGGATTTGGCGTTGGGGATCTCACATCATCTCGAACTATTTTGAGATCTTCACAACAATCTAGGAAGTCTAGATACA GAATAGAAAGGGAGGATACGTCGAAGAACTTGGTTCCGGAAAGATTTCAGAGTCGCTGGTTTGGTGGTTGGACAGGGAAG AATGAGTTAAGCGTTCCTGCAGTCGAGGACGATAAATTCAAACGAAACGTCCCTGAAGTATTTGCTAACGAAACAAGTGTTATCTCGGAATCTGCTGATATTGCTCCAGACATGAATTCCTGCATACAAAGACGTGACGATACGCACAATATAATTTCTCAATCAAGCGTAGGTCCCGAATATCTACATCAGAAACCTAGTAATACGCCAATGTCTCATGTTGTCGCTCCTGAACCGACGTATGATAAAGCTAGTAATCGTGAGATTTTGCTATCTGATGATCTAGCAGTTGTTACACAACGTACGAATGATAAAGCTAGTTATACTGAGAATTTAGTATCTGATGATGTGGCAGTTTCTCCTAGCATGTCTCCAGTGGACCCACTGTGTTCTGTTGTTCCTTGCAGTTTCACTTCAAATACTGCTGCATCTCAGAATTCTGAAAACCAGGTAAATATTGAGAAGCATTTGGGCCCCACAGATGAAACTAATTTGGAAAATCCAAAAACGGTGTCATTCCAAACCGAAGGGAGATCTATTCTCAAATTTAACGATGACAGTTCGACCACTATACGTAGACGTGTGGTCCCACTTAAAACTTACAGCATGCTTTATCGTAGGTACGATAAACACAATGAAAAAGAACATATTCATAGTGACATAAGAGATGATAATGATGGTCATGATCAGACCGCGAATATAGATACAGAGATTACGGGTCAAATGAACAAGGAGTTAAACATACCCAAAATTACTGACAGAGTGGAGCTACAGTCAGCGACGGTTTCTAGAAAGGTAGATTTTAGTTGCAAAAGTTACCTTGTTCCGGGGAGAAAGCGAGTTCATTTTTCAGAGGCCGTTATTAATTATCCACAGGTAAAAAAGTTCAAAAAAATGCCAGTAACTAGACTTAAAGATCCGTTAGTTTCAAGTAAAATTTGCAGAAGAATAAAAAGTTCTTACCTGCAACTGAAGTCAAGACCACATGATAATAAGAAGATGCTCTTTCAAGATCTCAAATTCGTGCTTACAGGTTTTTCTGTAAAAAAACATAAACAAATCAAGAATCTAATTGAGAAAAACGGTGGCACGGTTTATGATGATATTCCTTTGTCGACCTCTAGACGAAAAAGATGCTCAAAACTTCCTCTTATTTTGTGTCCCAAACGGCTGCTTACAACCAAATTCTTGTATGCATGTGCAGTAAATGCATGCATACTTAAGGTGAAATGGCTGTTTGATTCACTTAAGGAAGACTCAGTTTTACCACCTAAGAAGTATTTGGTTTTAAAAGAACATGCTAGTGAAAACTGCATGGTAATAGGAAAGTCAATAAGTCAAACATACTTTATTTTCGATGATATTGCGATAATGCTTCATGGGAAGCCTGATTTCTGCTCGAAAATGGCGAAAGTTATCAAACATGGAGGCGGGTTGGTGTTTAAAGCGTTTCATTGGTTGGTTAAGAGCATCGAGTCTAAAAAGGTgtctgttgggataattgttgtggaGGATGAAAACGGCGTTTCGCGTCAGTTGAAACAATGTGCGTTAGAGCAAGAAGTTTGTATGATGCCGTTTAGTTGGATTGTAAACAGTTTATATGCAGGAAGACTTGTTCCTTTGCCGGAACTTAAGATTATAGACCGTCCGATTCATTTGGAACTTAGTGAAGAAATATGA
- the LOC139843899 gene encoding uncharacterized protein isoform X1: MGRRLLGFHPPHFSEDAAWLPAWLQPSTNQDYSPSPQALEIGQELGCLQPCSNSRENKNLSDDEMCKSFRLFLSGDDNSPMSIPSCSSNHEVRYHLHLSSNEDSQCSMNPISSRSQSERSKFSQTCYVQPPDANIQPLDSNVQPPDANVQPPDANVQHPDANVQPPDANVQPPDSNVQPPDANVQSQHDNLQKSLHESPSFKEQKVKKPARSQKVDIDDAIELAVAASEALEIHEAVKSEPNVELSIGLAVLEVALRVKQARLEDCLECLGTTVEETNEDDVDFDFLSDLDELTMADAYEDVGLTVTGHGDLSLSCNESVSHVKDSYGSQNYVSNSKQMDVDSGNTSSKEQRQQVNSANVIRKEHVHNEALITKNADLACGVDPVSNCSVDQAVLGVKEVALEREGFGVGDLTSSRTILRSSQQSRKSRYSGIEREDTSKNLVPERFQSRWFGGWTGKNELSVPAVEDDKFKRNVPEVFANETSVISESADIAPDMNSCIQRRDDTHNIISQSSVGPEYLHQKPSNTPMSHVVAPEPTYDKASNREILLSDDLAVVTQRTNDKASYTENLVSDDVAVSPSMSPVDPLCSVVPCSFTSNTAASQNSENQVNIEKHLGPTDETNLENPKTVSFQTEGRSILKFNDDSSTTIRRRVVPLKTYSMLYRRYDKHNEKEHIHSDIRDDNDGHDQTANIDTEITGQMNKELNIPKITDRVELQSATVSRKVDFSCKSYLVPGRKRVHFSEAVINYPQVKKFKKMPVTRLKDPLVSSKICRRIKSSYLQLKSRPHDNKKMLFQDLKFVLTGFSVKKHKQIKNLIEKNGGTVYDDIPLSTSRRKRCSKLPLILCPKRLLTTKFLYACAVNACILKVKWLFDSLKEDSVLPPKKYLVLKEHASENCMVIGKSISQTYFIFDDIAIMLHGKPDFCSKMAKVIKHGGGLVFKAFHWLVKSIESKKVSVGIIVVEDENGVSRQLKQCALEQEVCMMPFSWIVNSLYAGRLVPLPELKIIDRPIHLELSEEI; this comes from the exons ATGGGAAGAAGGTTACTAGGGTTTCATCCTCCTCACTTCTCTGAG GATGCGGCATGGCTTCCTGCTTGGCTTCAGCCTTCAACTAATCAAGATTATTCTCCTTCACCTCAAGCATTAGAG ATTGGCCAGGAGCTTGGATGCCTTCAACCATGCAGCAATTCCAGAGAAAATAAGAATTTGTCAGATGATGAAATGTGTAAAAGTTTTCGTTTATTCTTATCTGGGGACGATAATTCACCGATGAGCATTCCTTCATGTTCTAGCAAC CATGAAGTTCGGTACCATCTTCATCTATCATCAAATGAGGATTCTCAATGTTCTATGAATCCAATTTCGAGTAGATCTCAATCAGAAAGATCAAAATTCAGTCAAACTTGCTATGTTCAGCCGCCAGATGCTAATATTCAGCCGCTAGATTCTAATGTTCAGCCGCCAGATGCTAATGTTCAGCCGCCAGATGCTAATGTTCAGCATCCAGATGCTAATGTTCAGCCGCCAGATGCTAATGTTCAGCCTCCAGATTCTAATGTTCAGCCACCAGATGCTAATGTTCAAAGTCAACATGACAATTTACAAAAATCTCTTCATGAATCTCCTAGTTTTAAAGAGCAGAAGGTGAAAAAACCCGCTAGATCTCAAAAAGTCGATATCGATGATGCAATTGAACTCGCTGTTGCAGCGTCAGAAGCGTTAGAAATACACGAGGCAGTAAAATCCGAACCAAATGTAGAACTTTCGATCGGTTTAGCCGTACTAGAAGTTGCACTACGAGTGAAACAGGCACGTTTGGAGGATTGTTTAGAGTGTCTTGGTACCACTGTTGAGGAGACTAATGAGGATGATGTTGATTTTGACTTTCTTTCTGATTTGGATGAGTTGACCATGGCAGATGCATATGAAGATGTGGGATTAACAGTTACCGGTCATGGTGATCTGAGTTTGAGTTGTAACGAATCTGTATCTCATGTTAAAGATAGTTATGGTTCACAAAACTATGTATCTAATTCGAAACAGATGGACGTTGATTCTGGTAATACATCTTCAAAAGAACAGCGTCAACAGGTTAATAGCGCCAATGTTATACGCAAGGAACATGTTCATAATGAAGCGCTAATTACAAAAAATGCTGATCTGGCATGTGGCGTTGATCCTGTATCTAATTGTTCAGTTGATCAAGCTGTTCTTGGTGTAAAAGAG GTTGCCTTGGAGAGGGAGGGATTTGGCGTTGGGGATCTCACATCATCTCGAACTATTTTGAGATCTTCACAACAATCTAGGAAGTCTAGATACAGtg GAATAGAAAGGGAGGATACGTCGAAGAACTTGGTTCCGGAAAGATTTCAGAGTCGCTGGTTTGGTGGTTGGACAGGGAAG AATGAGTTAAGCGTTCCTGCAGTCGAGGACGATAAATTCAAACGAAACGTCCCTGAAGTATTTGCTAACGAAACAAGTGTTATCTCGGAATCTGCTGATATTGCTCCAGACATGAATTCCTGCATACAAAGACGTGACGATACGCACAATATAATTTCTCAATCAAGCGTAGGTCCCGAATATCTACATCAGAAACCTAGTAATACGCCAATGTCTCATGTTGTCGCTCCTGAACCGACGTATGATAAAGCTAGTAATCGTGAGATTTTGCTATCTGATGATCTAGCAGTTGTTACACAACGTACGAATGATAAAGCTAGTTATACTGAGAATTTAGTATCTGATGATGTGGCAGTTTCTCCTAGCATGTCTCCAGTGGACCCACTGTGTTCTGTTGTTCCTTGCAGTTTCACTTCAAATACTGCTGCATCTCAGAATTCTGAAAACCAGGTAAATATTGAGAAGCATTTGGGCCCCACAGATGAAACTAATTTGGAAAATCCAAAAACGGTGTCATTCCAAACCGAAGGGAGATCTATTCTCAAATTTAACGATGACAGTTCGACCACTATACGTAGACGTGTGGTCCCACTTAAAACTTACAGCATGCTTTATCGTAGGTACGATAAACACAATGAAAAAGAACATATTCATAGTGACATAAGAGATGATAATGATGGTCATGATCAGACCGCGAATATAGATACAGAGATTACGGGTCAAATGAACAAGGAGTTAAACATACCCAAAATTACTGACAGAGTGGAGCTACAGTCAGCGACGGTTTCTAGAAAGGTAGATTTTAGTTGCAAAAGTTACCTTGTTCCGGGGAGAAAGCGAGTTCATTTTTCAGAGGCCGTTATTAATTATCCACAGGTAAAAAAGTTCAAAAAAATGCCAGTAACTAGACTTAAAGATCCGTTAGTTTCAAGTAAAATTTGCAGAAGAATAAAAAGTTCTTACCTGCAACTGAAGTCAAGACCACATGATAATAAGAAGATGCTCTTTCAAGATCTCAAATTCGTGCTTACAGGTTTTTCTGTAAAAAAACATAAACAAATCAAGAATCTAATTGAGAAAAACGGTGGCACGGTTTATGATGATATTCCTTTGTCGACCTCTAGACGAAAAAGATGCTCAAAACTTCCTCTTATTTTGTGTCCCAAACGGCTGCTTACAACCAAATTCTTGTATGCATGTGCAGTAAATGCATGCATACTTAAGGTGAAATGGCTGTTTGATTCACTTAAGGAAGACTCAGTTTTACCACCTAAGAAGTATTTGGTTTTAAAAGAACATGCTAGTGAAAACTGCATGGTAATAGGAAAGTCAATAAGTCAAACATACTTTATTTTCGATGATATTGCGATAATGCTTCATGGGAAGCCTGATTTCTGCTCGAAAATGGCGAAAGTTATCAAACATGGAGGCGGGTTGGTGTTTAAAGCGTTTCATTGGTTGGTTAAGAGCATCGAGTCTAAAAAGGTgtctgttgggataattgttgtggaGGATGAAAACGGCGTTTCGCGTCAGTTGAAACAATGTGCGTTAGAGCAAGAAGTTTGTATGATGCCGTTTAGTTGGATTGTAAACAGTTTATATGCAGGAAGACTTGTTCCTTTGCCGGAACTTAAGATTATAGACCGTCCGATTCATTTGGAACTTAGTGAAGAAATATGA
- the LOC139843900 gene encoding nuclear transcription factor Y subunit A-4-like isoform X2: MSSSAAEFSDNSENDIGQSQIDSQIQSSPPASASGISHPSNIQYPTLGQAAYPYPDPYYRSMYPTYETLPYPTQPYPVPPMVQVQLMGIQQAGVPLPSESVEEPVFVNAKQYHGILRRRQIRAKAESENKAHKNRKPYLHESRHLHALRRSRGCGGRFEKKDKQQKKMGSDDNSQSHVNINLNSDKT, from the exons ATGTCCTCATCTGCTGCCGAGTTTTCTG ATAATAGTGAAAATGATATTGGGCAAAGCCAAATCGATAGTCAGATTCAGTCTTCACCTCCTGCATCTGCAAGTGGAATATCTCATCCCTCAAACATCCAATACCCAACTTTG GGGCAAGCAGCTTATCCTTACCCAGACCCTTACTACAGGAGTATGTACCCGACATATGAAACACTACCGTATCCAACTCAGCCATATCCTGTGCCACCTATG GTACAAGTTCAGTTAATGGGAATTCAGCAAGCTGGTGTTCCTCTGCCATCAGAATCAGTTGAGGAGCCTGTTTTTGTGAATGCGAAACAATATCATGGTATCTTGCGGCGCAGACAAATTCGTGCTAAAGCCGAATCTGAAAATAAAGCTCACAAGAATAGAAAG CCATATCTGCATGAATCAAGACATTTGCATGCGCTAAGAAGAAGCCGGGGTTGTGGTGGTCGATTCGAGAAAAAAGATAAGCAACAAAAGAAGATGGGTTCAGACGATAACTCGCAGTCACACGTCAATATCAATCTCAACTCAGATAAAACCTAA
- the LOC139843898 gene encoding protein LNK3-like isoform X2, with protein sequence MEWYFGKEVDDLVVPKDYEQQSMITSPESWSQWGMNGFGGSSLPNKSFNSNTKLTREELTFNGGKNFYTSIDMAADSDNERSKSNNSSMSQELYNNGGSLLWNDQADFQQFTEEEARINHMDDIFFSLLEEDPSKRSSGPHDNTIIGNNVNIFNDEMLSSQNIDGDEQSLSSSKYLKTHAFSSSTDWGNAEASTTYHMPTQYATNENSMEESVLNDLERVTAQFTAKTRICFRDAFYRLAESSKQPINSCPDGESMVTSNDDLLRARETEDTESKTNVIDRAVANLMFHKSDVEEIDDQQQQQQQRAFSCYQHQTDYDNYAEVPVRGMQELQQPTAY encoded by the exons ATGGAGTGGTATTTTGGTAAAGAAGTTGATGATCTGGTTGTTCCAAAAGACTACGAACAACAAAGCATGATAACATCACCTGAGAGTTGGTCACAATGGGGCATGAATGGCTTTGGGGGCTCATCTTTACCCAACAAAAGTTTCAATTCGAACACAAAGTTGACCCGCGAAGAACTTACCTTCAATGGAGGCAAAAACTTTTACACTTCAATTGATATGGCTGCTGATTCAGATAATGAAAGATCGAAATCCAACAATTCAAGCATGAGCCAAGAACTTTACAATAACGGAGGATCGCTTTTGTGGAATGATCAAGCAGATTTTCAACAATTTACTGAAGAAGAAGCTAGGATCAATCACATGGATGACATTTTCTT CTCATTACTTGAAGAAGATCCAAGTAAACGTTCAAGTGGGCCCCATGATAACACAATTATTGGAAACAATGTTAACATCTTCAATGATGAAATGCTAAGTTCACAAAATATAGATGGCGATGAACAGAGCTTGTCGAGCTCAAAATATCTCAAAACACACGCTTTTTCTTCATCAACCGATTGGGGTAATGCAGAAGCTTCAACAACTTATCATATGCCAACG CAATATGCGACAAATGAGAACTCAATGGAAGAGTCAGTATTGAATGATCTTGAAAGGGTCACTGCACAG TTCACGGCGAAAACTCGAATTTGTTTTCGAGATGCGTTCTATCGACTTGCAGAAAGCTCGAAACAGCCGATAAACTCATGCCCAGATGGAGAATCTATGGTGACTTCTAATGATGATTTATTAAG GGCTAGAGAAACGGAAGATACAGAATCAAAAACAAACGTTATCGATCGAGCTGTAGCCAATTTGATGTTTCACAAGTCCGATGTTGAAGAAATCGAcgatcagcagcagcagcagcagcagcgggCATTTTCTTGCTACCAACATCAAACAGATTACGATAATTATGCAGAAGTCCCAGTAAGGGGCATGCAGGAATTACAACAACCAACTGCTTATTAA
- the LOC139843898 gene encoding protein LNK3-like isoform X1 — protein MEWYFGKEVDDLVVPKDYEQQSMITSPESWSQWGMNGFGGSSLPNKSFNSNTKLTREELTFNGGKNFYTSIDMAADSDNERSKSNNSSMSQELYNNGGSLLWNDQADFQQFTEEEARINHMDDIFFSSLLEEDPSKRSSGPHDNTIIGNNVNIFNDEMLSSQNIDGDEQSLSSSKYLKTHAFSSSTDWGNAEASTTYHMPTQYATNENSMEESVLNDLERVTAQFTAKTRICFRDAFYRLAESSKQPINSCPDGESMVTSNDDLLRARETEDTESKTNVIDRAVANLMFHKSDVEEIDDQQQQQQQRAFSCYQHQTDYDNYAEVPVRGMQELQQPTAY, from the exons ATGGAGTGGTATTTTGGTAAAGAAGTTGATGATCTGGTTGTTCCAAAAGACTACGAACAACAAAGCATGATAACATCACCTGAGAGTTGGTCACAATGGGGCATGAATGGCTTTGGGGGCTCATCTTTACCCAACAAAAGTTTCAATTCGAACACAAAGTTGACCCGCGAAGAACTTACCTTCAATGGAGGCAAAAACTTTTACACTTCAATTGATATGGCTGCTGATTCAGATAATGAAAGATCGAAATCCAACAATTCAAGCATGAGCCAAGAACTTTACAATAACGGAGGATCGCTTTTGTGGAATGATCAAGCAGATTTTCAACAATTTACTGAAGAAGAAGCTAGGATCAATCACATGGATGACATTTTCTT TAGCTCATTACTTGAAGAAGATCCAAGTAAACGTTCAAGTGGGCCCCATGATAACACAATTATTGGAAACAATGTTAACATCTTCAATGATGAAATGCTAAGTTCACAAAATATAGATGGCGATGAACAGAGCTTGTCGAGCTCAAAATATCTCAAAACACACGCTTTTTCTTCATCAACCGATTGGGGTAATGCAGAAGCTTCAACAACTTATCATATGCCAACG CAATATGCGACAAATGAGAACTCAATGGAAGAGTCAGTATTGAATGATCTTGAAAGGGTCACTGCACAG TTCACGGCGAAAACTCGAATTTGTTTTCGAGATGCGTTCTATCGACTTGCAGAAAGCTCGAAACAGCCGATAAACTCATGCCCAGATGGAGAATCTATGGTGACTTCTAATGATGATTTATTAAG GGCTAGAGAAACGGAAGATACAGAATCAAAAACAAACGTTATCGATCGAGCTGTAGCCAATTTGATGTTTCACAAGTCCGATGTTGAAGAAATCGAcgatcagcagcagcagcagcagcagcgggCATTTTCTTGCTACCAACATCAAACAGATTACGATAATTATGCAGAAGTCCCAGTAAGGGGCATGCAGGAATTACAACAACCAACTGCTTATTAA